From a single Hypomesus transpacificus isolate Combined female chromosome 14, fHypTra1, whole genome shotgun sequence genomic region:
- the cep290 gene encoding centrosomal protein of 290 kDa isoform X2, with product MPPKLDWGEVMGADPDKLPDKEVEMFYNMLSEVKERELKGCTPDKMVQLFRVSQTVMKMKGQEATVAYELIDNAGSDQAIVENELRARAFKLEQELEMAQRSSVGRDTRFLRDEIRQLETQLEQREKEYSQLEKEMSKEKKNNEELIFRAEKAEDESRKLKREIKQLKKKNEQLQQDADFYRRELDQTEPVQSRKEGSETQRRLNLANRQLYQCMEDIQRTEDEIVHLKTQNEHMQKSLEESVKEMEKMTDEYNKMKIVVQQTDSIMDQLRRERDSAKLQVRELSGQIQSRSEEDDPVMAAVNAKVEEWKRVLVGKDEEIMEYQQMIHELRDKLRSAQMDTDKSNVIALQQAVQERDNQIKMLTEQVEQYTGEMEKYALLIEELKKPTAKGRGLSSTPQQRKIEELNSKLQAAETRARESERVAELAEADARDKDKDLSETLNRMRTYESGTDGLEAAIAEIKECKNQIRLRDHETEAMTKEINQLEMQINNLLDENEDLRERLGLDPKGEIDLSEFRRTKDHRQRQYKAENVVLTKEIERLEEERLELKIQIRRMVKDRGITLTSSVLEDDIITSKHIQMTTKQTSTFADEEIKRKYDHLLKDLNTKERELELQKTQSSELKAKLEDLSKDKKQFEEGMTEILQALKDAQQNAPAGTSVTIPSLERLVDAIEIKNFTLAGKFDANLHLKAQVNQLIGRNDELRQEMRLARDEAASTLSQLVRARENVVHLQCEVEALRKSGGSGTIFRTLNLPEDMAPSSTEAISSLNEYAVRLLQEIKVKEESNKKLVLALEEYQRKFSVIRHQQGLLYKHHQSEKECWQKEREVFTELKNKLEEQKEVDTIRVKEFNHWLDALQKDPEEVRRHAAEAARKLTVLRVNETCLTRCYTTLLEQEHHLRKENAKLREDFTAMQAAVTEHMGYLQRYKEMAAYKMAALQRALDESVPSSELERANRQYTELTVKYRDMLQRDNHLVQRTTGLEHLNNENECLHEQISGLNKELAITKEKLHTLEQAWEHINTVGGESGMDKAAKAVANSEIVSASRRITTLEMKELNERQRAEHALQMYEHLRKSLRQVEERNSELETKFAELTKQSLEAQKVEWELRDELTNSVSKEASDADRARISELEESEAQLRIEASKLREVSDVAKMQVAAFEARQQSREKEVEALRRQVLDYQSQSDERALIAKLHQHLVALQLSESAAVGKLEVATTRIQQLEAYKLRAEQKLDAGERSLYHARQAGQNRVRYLRQIIQSLRRQFAGALPLAHQEKFSQTMMNLQDDQEKVQKEKRLAVDERREAEGKVQELEVKLRGLEELISTLKDVKGAQKVNEWHKKMEDVRLQELRRGRELGVQKEEIRHLKNLVAEQERTIQTLEEDIVQQNTILEERQLSWDQREVELERQLDLYEKQQNEILGTARKLEETTGALLDPSLPLAHQLDFALGKIKEQVRTILETQATCKTLDEKLKEKEAALWKAEQNVLSRDKVINELRLRLPASADRERLLADLSKHQEDQSESQPALKVAHQTINNLQGRLDQKEEVLKKYQNLLARARQEQEDMTKKQEEEVRILNQKLDSHTDTSLDRFKQTALDLMKKPSIAVPTTKHLLRLAEMEQTVVEQDSSLSTLDNRLKAVSGELERQRAAAIMQAKEHAIERSKLEEHHAAQVKALSGEVEERHAQTAQMEKELHYLRAELEAQKEANVRSPSNTMKSLVERLKAQLHRKGKQLKSLSKVMLDLRAEMTSHAEQQIISNAAHKEESHNIQSLVDRQTKDLKAVMLELREDLQGARESLKAAKGRENALGEKLEGLRRDLQKSQRAESALQGEKEERDQEIQVLRQRVKRLNSGLQNQSEADLKGPTVEALQKKIRKLEAELEKRGVPDPTKRKNLNDDKSSKDEIARWEEGKKWQAKMEKMKSMLKEKERETETLTKQLSTLKELYGRVDQEKASLLRKLKGRVAVTADQVVGARHLEAENEAEELRRRNAELERDLLSVRQKQALPRDTAMEEMTRRNRHLEERLHSLEGQMSVEPPSRPSTSGRGTGTPAQKDHELQRDNLKLSSENLELRFQLEQANKDLPRLKDQVADLKELCHALKNDKAEVERKLSHIRGAGRSGKTVPELEKTIGLMKRVVERVQRENETLKKSPATPTQEQFTTLKQAHDKLKIDYGHLKEQTAAQLSSRQDSKTKEIEKIVMENERLRKEIKRETEAVEKLRVAKTSLEVTNDKLVTDLDEMKQRLLAAQSRTIPEGADSKTWKATVISRLFENKMKELEKDNAQKTSSLSELRQQLRQASATEERAQHAVRQLEDQVDLLKNFPTGEQTDLSKDLQSARLTNRQLEREKADLVKRLHEFSERHGATSGDSARPGYEELQNLLKATDLEKRQLKAQVKKLKTELENFDPTFFEEIEDLKFNYNLEVKKNIVLEEQLKKVCEQFGVVADIPANVSIS from the exons ATGCCTCCAAAACTTGATTGGGGTGAAGTGATGGGAGCCGACCCAGACAAACTGCCAGACAAAGAAGTAGAGATGTTCTACAACATGCTCTCAGAG gtgaaagagagggagctgAAAGGATGCACCCCAGACAAAATGGTTCAGCTATTTCGAGTGTCCCAGACTGTAATGAAG atgAAGGGTCAGGAAGCTACTGTAGCCTATGAACTCATTGATAACGCTGGCTCAGACCAAGCAATAGTTG AAAATGAATTAAGGGCCCGGGCATTCAAGTTGGAACAAGAGCTAGAG ATGGCCCAGCGCTCATCAGTGGGACGAGACACCCGCTTCTTACGGGATGAGATTCGCCAACTGGAGACTCAGTTGGAGCAAAGGGAGAAGGAATACAGCCAGTTGGAGAAGGAAATGAgcaaggagaaaaaaaacaacgagGAA ttgATATTTCGGGCAGAGAAGGCCGAGGATGAGAGCAGGAAACTGAAACGAGAG ATAAAACAGCTTAAGAAAAAG AACGAGCAACTTCAGCAGGATGCAGACTTCTACCGCCGGGAGCTTGACCAGACGGAGCCAGTCCAGTCCAGGAAGGAGGGCAGTGAGACCCAGAGGAGGCTCAACTTAGCCAATCGACAGCTCTATCAGTGTATGGAGGACATCCAG AGGACAGAAGACGAAATAGTGCACCTGAAAACACAGAATGAACATATGCAGAAGAGTCTCGAGGAGTCCGTAAAGGAGATGGAAAAGATGACAGACGAGTATAACAAGATGAAGATTGTAGTGCAACAAACCGACTCCATCATGGACCAgctcaggagagagagggatagtgcCAAGCTGCAG GTCAGAGAGCTGAGTGGGCAGATCCAGAGCCGGTCCGAGGAGGACGACCCGGTTATGGCAGCAGTCAATGCCAAGGTGGAGGAATGGAAG AGAGTGCTGGTCGGAAAGGATGAGGAGATCATGGAGTACCAGCAGATGATCCACGAGCTGAGGGATAAGCTACGCAGTGCCCAAATGGACACAGACAAAAGCAATGTCATTGCCCTGCAACAG GCGGTGCAAGAGAGGGATAATCAAATCAAGATGCTGACGGAACAAGTGGAGCAGTATacgggagagatggagaagtatGCGTTGCTCATAGAGGAACTGAAGAAACCCACGGCAAAGGGCAGAG GCCTGTCCTCGACCCCTCAGCAGAGGAAGATTGAGGAGCTGAACTCGAAGCTGCAGGCCGCAGAAACAAGAGCGCGGGAATCAGAGCGTGTGGCAGAGTTAGCTGAGGCTGACgcaagagacaaagacaaagatcTCAGTGAAACGCTCAATCGCATGAGGACATACGAGTCT GGAACCGATGGCCTTGAGGCTGCAATTGCTGAGATCAAGGAGTGTAAAAACCAGATAAGATTGCGAGACCATGAGACGGAAGCCATGACCAAAGAGATCAACCAGTTGGAGATGCAAATCAATAACCTACTGGATGAGAATGAGGATCTTAGGGAAAGACTCG GTCTAGATCCGAAAGGGGAAATAGATTTGTCAGAATTCCGAAGAACCAAAGATCATAGACAACGGCAGTACAAAGCAGAAAATGTGGTCCTCACAAAAGAG ATTGAACGCCTGGAAGAGGAAAGACTTGAATTGAAAATACAAATTCGACGCATGGTGAAGGACAGGG GGATCACACTGACTAGTTCAGTTCTAGAAGATGATATCATTACCAGCAAACACATCCAGATGACAACCAAGCAGACCTCCACTTTTGCAGATGAGGAGATAAAACGCAAG TATGATCATCTGCTGAAGGACCTCAACACCAAGGAGAGAGAACTAGAGCTCCAGAAGACTCAGTCATCTGAGTTAAAAGCCAAAT TGGAAGACTTATCAAAGGACAAGAAGCAGTTTGAAGAAGGAATGACAGAGATCCTTCAAGCCCTAAAGGATGCTCAACAGAATGCCCCCGCTGGAACAAGTGTTACTATTCCCAGTCTAGAGAGGCTGGTTGAT GCAATAGAGATTAAGAACTTCACGTTGGCGGGAAAGTTTGACGCCAACCTGCACCTAAAGGCCCAAGTAAACCAGCTAATTGGCAGAAATGACGAGCTCAGACAGGAAATGAGGTTGGCCCGGGACGAGGCTGCCAGCACCTTGAGTCAACTTGTCAGAGCAAGAGAAAAT GTTGTCCATTTACAGTGCGAGGTGGAGGCACTGAGGAAGTCTGGAGGTAGTGGGACCATCTTTAGGACCCTGAATCTCCCTGAGGACATGGCTCCATCCAGCACTGAGGCTATCAGTTCCCTGAATGAGTATGCTGTCAGACTGCTACAG GAGATCAAAGTCAAGGAGGAGTCCAATAAGAAGCTTGTGTTGGCCTTAGAGGAGTACCAGAGGAAGTTTTCTGTAATCCGCCACCAGCAGGGACTCCTCTACAAACATCACCAGAG TGAGAAAGAGTGCTGGCAAAAGGAAAGGGAGGTGTTTACAGAACTAAAGAACAAGCTGGAAGAACAGAAGGAGGTGGACACAATCCGAGTCAAAGAGTTCAAT CATTGGCTGGACGCCCTGCAGAAGGACCCGGAGGAGGTTCGCAGGCACGCGGCCGAGGCAGCCAGGAAGCTGACAGTGCTGCGGGTGAACGAGACGTGTCTGACCCGCTGCTACACCAccctgctggagcaggagcACCACCTCCGCAAGGAGAACGCCAAACTCAGGGAGGACTTCACCGCCATGCAGGCCGCGGTCACCGAGCACATGGGCTACTTGCAGAGATACAAG GAAATGGCTGCATACAAGATGGCAGCGCTGCAGAGGGCCTTGGATGAAAGCGTTCCTTCTTCAGAGCTCGAGAGGGCTAACAGGCAGTACACAGAGCTGACGGTGAAATACAGGGACATGCTTCAGAGGGACAATCACCTCGTTCAGAGGACCACCGGCCTTGAACATCTCAAC AACGAGAACGAGTGTCTACACGAGCAAATCTCCGGTCTCAACAAGGAGCTGGCGATAACCAAGGAGAAACTTCATACGTTAGAGCAAGCTTGGGAGCACATCAACACAGTTG GTGGTGAGAGCGGCATGGACAAAGCGGCCAAGGCGGTGGCCAACAGTGAGATCGTGTCTGCTTCCAGAAGGATCACCACGCTGGAGATGAAGGAGCTGAATGAGAGGCAGCGCGCCGAGCACGCCCTCCAGATGTACGAGCACCTGAGGAAGTCCCTCCGGCAGGTGGAGGAGCGCAACTCGGAGCTGGAGACCAAGTTTGCAGAG CTGACCAAGCAGAGCCTGGAGGCCCAGAAGGTGGAGTGGGAGCTGAGGGACGAGCTGACCAACAGCGTGAGCAAGGAAGCGAGCGACGCAGACCGCGCCAGGATCAGCGAGCTAGAGGAAAGCGAGGCCCAGCTCCGGATCGAAGCCTCTAA GTTGCGGGAGGTATCGGACGTGGCTAAAATGCAGGTGGCGGCTTTTGAGGCACGGCAGCAGTCCAGAGAGAAGGAAGTGGAAGCCCTGCGGAGACAAGTTCTAGACTATCAG TCCCAGTCAGATGAAAGAGCCCTCATTGCCAAACTACACCAACACCTAGTTGCGTTGCAACTCAGCGAGTCAGCCGCCGTGGGAAAACTGGAGGTCGCCACCACTCGCATCCAGCAACTGGAGGCCTACAAGCTCCGCGCGGAGCAGAAGCTGGACGCCGGCGAGCGATCCCTGTACCACGCCCGCCAGGCAGGCCAAAATCGGGTCCGGTATCTACGCCAAATCATCCAGTCTTTGCGCAGGCAGTTTGCCGGAGCCCTGCCCTTAGCCCATCAGGAGAAGTTCTCTCAGACCATGATGAACCTGCAGGACGATCAAGAGAAGGTGCAGAAAGAGAAGCGATTGGCGGtcgatgagaggagagaggccgaGGGAAAGGTGCAGGAGTTGGAGGTCAAGctgagaggactggaggagctCATATCGACACTGAAGGACGTGAAGGGTGCTCAGAAG GTGAACGAGTGGCACAAGAAGATGGAGGACGTTCGTCTGCAGGAGTTGAGGCGGGGCAGGGAGCTGGGCGTCCAGAAGGAGGAGATCAGACACCTGAAGAACCTGGTGGCTGAACAGGAGCGCACCATCCAGACTTTGGAGGAGGACATCGTCCAGCAAaacact ATCCTGGAGGAGCGGCAGCTGTCCTGGGACCAGCGAGAGGTGGAGTTGGAGCGCCAGCTGGACCTCTACGAGAAGCAGCAGAATGAAATCCTTGGCACTGCCCGAAAG CTTGAGGAAACCACAGGTGCCCTGCTAGATCCGAGTCTTCCACTGGCCCACCAGTTGGATTTTGCGCTGGGTAAAATCAAAGAGCAAGTCCGCACCATCCTGGAGACACAAGCCACCTGCAAAACTCTGGACGAG AAGCTGAAGGAAAAAGAGGCAGCCCTTTGGAAGGCGGAGCAGAACGTCCTGTCTCGGGACAAGGTCATCAACGAGCTGCGACTCCGCCTCCCGGCCTCTGCGGACCGAGAGAGGCTCCTAGCCGACCTCTCCAAGCACCAGGAGGACCAGTCAGAAAGCCAACCTGCCCTTAAAGTGGCCCACCAGACCATCAACAATCTGCAGGGTCGTCTGGATCAGAAAGAGGAGGTTCTCAAGAAGTATCAGAACTTGCTGGCACGGGCTAGACAG GAGCAAGAGGACATGACCAaaaaacaggaggaggaggtgaggattcTGAATCAGAAGCTGGACTCGCACACGGATACTTCCCTGGACCGCTTCAAACAGACTGCGTTG GACCTGATGAAGAAGCCCAGCATCGCCGTGCCGACCACCAAGCACCTGTTGCGGCTGGCTGAGATGGAGCAGACGGTGGTGGAGCAGGACAGCTCGCTCTCCACCCTCGACAACCGGCTCAAGGCCGTCAGCGGCGAACTGGAGCGCCAAAGGGCCGCCGCCATCATGCAGGCCAAGGAGCATGCCATCGAGAGGTCAAA GTTGGAGGAGCACCATGCGGCCCAGGTGAAGGCTCTgtccggggaggtggaggagcggCACGCCCAGACGGCGcagatggagaaggagctgCACTACCTCCGCGCCGAGCTGGAGGCCCAGAAGGAGGCCAACGTCCGCTCGCCCAGCAACACCATGAAGAGCCTGGTGGAGCGGCTGAAGGCCCAGCTCCATCGGAAAGGGAAACAGCTCAAG TCTCTCAGCAAAGTCATGTTGGATCTGAGGGCAGAGATGACCTCCCACGCTGAACAGCAGATTATATCGAACGCAGCCCACAAGGAGGAGAGCCATAACATCCAGAGTCTGGTGGACAGGCAAACAAAAGACCTTAAG GCCGTCATGCTGGAGCTGAGGGAGGACCTCCAGGGAGCCAGGGAGTCCCTGAAGGCAGCTAAGGGGCGAGAGAACGCCCTCGGCGAGAAGCTGGAGGGTCTGAGGAGAGACCTGCAGAAGAGCCAGCGAGCGGAGAGCGCTctgcagggagagaaggaggagcgcGACCAGGAGATCCAGGTGCTGAGGCAGCGGGTCAAGAGGCTCAACAGCGGCCTGCAG AATCAGTCAGAGGCTGATTTGAAGGGGCCCACAGTGGAGGCACTGCAGAAGAAAATTCGAAAATTGGAGGCAGAACTGGAGAAGAGAGGTGTTCCAGACCCTACTAAGAGGAAGAACTTAAACGACGACAAG TCATCAAAGGATGAAATAGCGCGCTGGGAGGAGGGCAAGAAGTGGCAAGCTAAGATGGAGAAAATGAAGAGTATgctgaaggagaaggaaagagaaacagagactcTCACCAAACAACTCAGCACCCTCAAAGAGCTTTATGGCAg AGTGGACCAGGAGAAGGCTTCCCTGCTGAGGAAGCTAAAGGGACGCGTTGCCGTGACGGCAGATCAGGTGGTCGGCGCACGCCACCTGGAGGCCGAGAACGAGGcggaggagctgaggaggagaaacgCAGAGCTGGAGCGAGATCTCCTCAGCGTGAG ACAGAAGCAGGCCTTACCCCGAGACACTGCCATGGAGGAAATGACCCGGAGGAACCGccacctggaggagaggcttCACTCACTGGAGGGCCAGATGTCCGTGGAGCCCCCCTCGAGACCCTCT ACATCTGGACGAGGCACCGGCACGCCTGCTCAGAAGGACCACGAGCTGCAGCGGGACAACCTGAAGCTCTCCTCAGAGAACCTGGAACTCCGCTTTCAGCTGGAGCAGGCCAACAAGGATCTGCCCAGGCTCAAG GACCAGGTTGCAGACCTTAAAGAGCTGTGTCATGCCCTTAAGAACGACAAGGCTGAAGTGGAGAGAAAGCTAAGCCACATTCGTGGA GCGGGTCGCAGCGGTAAGACTGTGCCAGAACTGGAGAAAACCATTGGACTGATGAAGAGGGTGGTGGAAAGGGTGCAGAGGGAAAATGAGACTCTCAAGAAAAGTCCTGCAACTCCGACACAGGAGCAGTTCACCACTCTGAAGCAAGCACATGATAAACTTAAG ATTGATTATGGGCATCTCAAGGAACAAACTGCAGCACAACTAAGCTCCAGACAAGATTCCAAAACCAAAGAAATTGAGAAAATTGTGATGGAAAATGAACGTTTACGAAAGGAGATTAAAAGG GAGACAGAGGCTGTGGAGAAGCTTAGAGTGGCCAAGACTAGCTTGGAGGTGACTAATGACAAGCTGGTGACTGACCTTGATGAAATGAAGCAAAGACTACTGGCAGCACAGTCCAGAACCATCCCCGAGGGAGCCGACAGTAAGACCTGGAAGGCAACTGTGATATCTAG GCTGTTTGAGAACAAGATGAAGGAGTTGGAGAAGGACAACGCTCAGAAGACGTCCAGTCTGTCAGAGCTCAGGCAGCAGCTGCGTCAGGCCAGCgccacagaggagagagcgCAGCATGCGGTCAGACAGCTGGAAGACCAG GTGGACTTGTTGAAGAACTTTCCCACTGGAGAGCAGACAGATCTCTCGAAGGACCTTCAGTCAGCTAG ATTGACCAATAGACAGCTGGAAAGGGAAAAGGCAGATTTGGTTAAGAGGCTCCATGAGTTCAGTGAGCGGCATGGGGCCACTTCTGGTGACTCTGCTCGACCAG GTTACGAAGAGCTGCAAAATCTACTCAAGGCAACTGACCTAGAGAAAAGACAGTTAAAG GCTCAAGTAAAAAAACTGAAGACAGAACTGGAAAACTTTGATCCAACATTTTTCGAGGAAATCGAAGACCTGAAGTTTAACTACAATTTAGAGGTGAAGAAAAATATTGTTTTGGAAGAACAACTAAAGAAGGTTTGTGAGCAGTTTGGTGTGGTGGCGGATATCCCTGCTAATGTGTCCATCAGCTAA